In Arthrobacter citreus, a genomic segment contains:
- a CDS encoding M20/M25/M40 family metallo-hydrolase, with protein sequence MSETTAPALSAEAEVTRICQELIRFDTSNFGDGTGPGERAAAEYTAGLIEEAGQHADLFESAPGRASVVTRMEGSNPSLPALVVHGHLDVVPAQKQDWSVDPFSGEGRDGLIWGRGAVDMKDMDAMILSVLRDMARTGTQPKRDLIFAFFADEEAGGKYGATWAVENRRELFDGATEAISEVGGFSATIGGKRTYLLQTAEKGISWLRLVAHGRAGHGSQINTDNAVTRLARAVATIGEHPWPIELTDTTRAFLDGVTELTGVEFDPDNPERLLAELGTVARFVGATLQNTSNPTVLKAGYKHNVIPGTAEALIDVRTLPGQEEQVLAVIKDLAGPGIDVSYEHKDVSLEVPFKGNLVDSMIGALQAEDAGVPVLPYTLSGGTDNKSLSRLGITGYGFAPLRLPEELDFTGMFHGVDERVPVDSLKFGTRVLSRLLTGY encoded by the coding sequence ATGTCTGAGACCACTGCGCCGGCACTGTCCGCCGAAGCCGAAGTGACGCGCATCTGCCAGGAGCTCATCCGCTTCGACACGTCCAACTTTGGGGACGGGACTGGTCCGGGCGAACGGGCCGCAGCCGAATACACCGCAGGCCTCATTGAGGAGGCCGGGCAGCACGCGGACCTCTTCGAATCAGCTCCGGGACGGGCCTCAGTGGTGACCCGCATGGAGGGCAGCAACCCCTCTCTTCCGGCGTTGGTGGTTCACGGCCACCTCGACGTGGTCCCCGCGCAGAAGCAGGACTGGTCCGTAGACCCTTTCAGTGGAGAGGGACGGGACGGGCTGATCTGGGGCCGCGGCGCCGTGGACATGAAGGACATGGATGCCATGATCCTTTCCGTTCTGCGCGATATGGCCCGCACGGGGACGCAGCCCAAGCGTGACCTCATCTTCGCGTTTTTCGCCGATGAGGAAGCAGGGGGCAAGTACGGGGCCACCTGGGCGGTGGAAAACCGCCGCGAACTGTTCGACGGTGCCACTGAAGCCATCTCGGAGGTGGGCGGGTTTTCCGCCACGATCGGAGGGAAGCGCACCTACCTGCTGCAGACGGCCGAGAAGGGCATCTCCTGGCTGCGGCTCGTGGCCCACGGCCGCGCCGGCCACGGCTCGCAGATCAACACCGACAACGCGGTGACCCGGCTGGCCCGCGCCGTGGCCACCATCGGGGAGCACCCCTGGCCCATTGAGCTCACCGACACGACCAGGGCGTTCCTCGACGGCGTGACCGAACTCACCGGCGTCGAGTTCGATCCGGACAACCCCGAGCGGCTGCTGGCCGAGCTGGGCACCGTGGCCCGGTTTGTTGGAGCCACCCTGCAGAACACCTCCAACCCCACCGTCCTGAAGGCCGGTTACAAGCACAACGTCATCCCCGGCACGGCCGAAGCCCTGATCGATGTCCGCACCCTTCCCGGACAGGAGGAGCAGGTCCTGGCCGTCATCAAGGACCTGGCCGGCCCCGGGATCGACGTCAGCTACGAACACAAGGATGTCTCGCTGGAGGTGCCGTTCAAGGGCAACCTGGTGGACTCCATGATCGGCGCCCTGCAGGCCGAGGATGCGGGCGTGCCGGTGCTGCCTTATACGCTGTCCGGCGGAACTGACAACAAGTCCTTGAGCCGCCTGGGCATCACCGGGTATGGCTTCGCCCCGCTCCGCCTACCTGAGGAGCTGGACTTCACCGGCATGTTCCACGGCGTGGACGAGCGGGTGCCCGTGGATTCCCTGAAGTTCGGCACCCGGGTGCTGTCCCGCCTGCTGACCGGATACTAG
- a CDS encoding acyl-CoA dehydrogenase family protein, whose amino-acid sequence MNPADILTPELLERLRGRAAGYDRDNTFFTEDLEDLRAAGYLALFTPKAAGGAGFGIPQVVQAQRMLAMSAPATALAVNMHQVWCGVAHLLSLRGDDSLAFVLDDAAKGELYAFGISEPGNAAVLFDSLTSAQPQGDGSYAFTGTKIFTSLSPAWTRLGVFGRDDSDPEEPRLVFGFAPRGTGGITIKDDWNTMGMRASQSRTTILENAVLTADQLVRTTPVGPHRDAFVFGIFSLFETLLSAVYTGVGDRAVELAVEAARGRTTAGGGPAAHDPHTRWKVADAAILMDGIHPQLEAIARDLEAGVDHGNLWFPRLSSLKYRTTETARTVVETAVRVSGGRSYFRGAELERLYRDVLAGMFHPSSEDSVHASVANAWLGPVPEGA is encoded by the coding sequence GTGAACCCCGCCGACATCCTCACTCCCGAACTCCTGGAACGCCTTCGCGGCCGCGCCGCCGGGTATGACCGGGACAACACGTTCTTCACCGAAGACCTCGAAGACCTCCGCGCCGCCGGATACCTTGCCCTCTTCACGCCGAAAGCGGCGGGAGGCGCGGGGTTCGGCATTCCCCAGGTGGTCCAGGCCCAACGGATGCTGGCCATGTCCGCCCCCGCCACGGCACTGGCCGTGAACATGCACCAGGTGTGGTGCGGGGTGGCGCACCTGCTGTCCCTGCGCGGGGATGACTCCCTGGCATTTGTGCTCGACGACGCCGCAAAGGGCGAGCTGTACGCTTTCGGCATCTCCGAGCCGGGCAACGCGGCGGTGCTTTTCGATTCCCTGACCTCCGCCCAGCCCCAGGGCGACGGCTCGTACGCGTTTACCGGAACAAAGATTTTCACCAGCCTGTCCCCGGCCTGGACCCGGCTTGGGGTCTTTGGCCGGGATGACTCGGATCCGGAGGAACCCCGGCTGGTCTTTGGCTTTGCGCCGCGGGGAACCGGGGGCATCACCATCAAGGACGACTGGAACACCATGGGCATGCGCGCCAGCCAGTCCCGCACCACCATCTTGGAGAACGCGGTGCTTACCGCTGATCAGCTGGTGCGCACAACACCGGTGGGCCCGCACCGGGACGCCTTTGTCTTTGGCATCTTCAGTCTCTTCGAAACGCTGCTCTCAGCCGTGTACACGGGGGTGGGGGACCGCGCCGTCGAACTGGCGGTGGAAGCTGCCCGGGGGCGGACGACGGCGGGAGGCGGCCCGGCAGCCCATGATCCGCATACCCGGTGGAAGGTGGCGGATGCCGCGATCCTGATGGACGGCATCCATCCGCAGCTCGAAGCGATTGCGCGGGACCTGGAGGCCGGCGTCGACCACGGGAACCTGTGGTTTCCGCGGCTGTCGTCACTGAAGTACCGGACCACCGAAACTGCGCGCACCGTCGTTGAAACCGCCGTCCGGGTGTCGGGCGGCCGGAGCTATTTCCGCGGAGCGGAGCTGGAACGCCTGTACCGGGACGTCCTGGCCGGCATGTTCCACCCGTCGAGCGAGGATTCGGTCCATGCCTCGGTGGCGAACGCCTGGCTGGGTCCGGTTCCGGAAGGAGCATGA
- a CDS encoding DUF5703 family protein, with product MREQILRPGGLRPDVNFRDYEYLVVSVNPGDSVSDARRLIRERAEYGKWELHRSCIYRGGGRRFWLRRRVMRVQRTV from the coding sequence ATGCGCGAACAAATTCTTCGGCCGGGCGGTCTCCGGCCAGACGTGAACTTCCGGGACTACGAATATCTCGTAGTGTCCGTGAACCCCGGCGATTCAGTATCCGACGCGCGGCGGCTCATCCGGGAGCGCGCTGAGTACGGCAAGTGGGAGCTGCACCGCAGCTGCATTTACCGCGGCGGGGGCAGGCGATTCTGGCTGCGCCGCCGCGTGATGCGCGTCCAGCGGACCGTCTGA
- a CDS encoding undecaprenyl-diphosphate phosphatase yields MNWFEALFLGLIQGLTEFLPISSSAHLRVVGELLPGAQDPGAAFTAITQLGTETAVAVYFWKDIVRIIKAWIGSLAGRVPRSDPDARMGWLIIIGTLPIVVLGLLFQDQIESTFRSLWIVATMLIVFGVILAVADAVGKQQRTLDKLTYKHGILYGFAQALALIPGVSRSGGTITAGLFMGYTREAAARYAFLLAIPAVFGSGLFQLVKSLDEPMVYGGWETAGATLVAFIVGFIIIGWFLKYVSTRGYGLFVWYRILLGVVIYLLLGFGVLNA; encoded by the coding sequence GTGAATTGGTTTGAAGCGCTCTTCCTTGGTCTCATCCAGGGCCTGACAGAATTCCTCCCCATCTCCTCCAGCGCCCATCTGCGCGTAGTGGGTGAGCTGCTGCCCGGCGCCCAGGACCCGGGTGCCGCGTTCACCGCCATTACCCAGCTGGGAACAGAAACTGCAGTGGCGGTCTATTTCTGGAAGGACATTGTCCGGATCATCAAGGCGTGGATCGGGTCGCTGGCCGGCCGCGTTCCGCGCAGCGACCCGGACGCACGCATGGGCTGGCTCATCATTATCGGCACGCTGCCCATAGTGGTGCTGGGCCTGCTGTTCCAGGACCAGATCGAAAGCACGTTCCGCAGCCTCTGGATCGTTGCCACCATGCTGATCGTCTTCGGCGTCATCCTTGCCGTGGCGGACGCCGTCGGCAAGCAGCAGCGCACGCTGGATAAGCTCACCTACAAGCACGGCATCCTGTACGGGTTCGCCCAGGCCCTGGCGCTGATTCCCGGCGTCAGCCGCTCCGGCGGAACCATCACCGCCGGCCTGTTCATGGGCTACACCCGCGAAGCGGCCGCCCGGTATGCATTCCTCCTGGCCATCCCCGCCGTGTTCGGCAGCGGACTCTTCCAACTGGTCAAGTCACTGGATGAGCCAATGGTCTACGGCGGATGGGAAACCGCCGGCGCCACCCTGGTGGCATTCATTGTGGGCTTCATCATCATCGGATGGTTCCTGAAATACGTCTCGACGCGCGGTTACGGACTCTTTGTCTGGTACCGCATCCTCCTCGGCGTCGTGATTTACCTCCTGCTCGGCTTCGGCGTGCTGAACGCCTAG
- the mshC gene encoding cysteine--1-D-myo-inosityl 2-amino-2-deoxy-alpha-D-glucopyranoside ligase — protein sequence MIAWKSSPLPVLPGNSPELALFDSALRRTVPVRTGGEASLYVCGITPYDATHMGHASTYVAFDLLNRQWRDSGNTVRYVQNVTDIDDPLLERANDRGLDWRALAQEQTQLFRDDMEALNVIAPDHYIGAVEAIEWIVPVVEDLLRRGIAYRVPGEGSEPDGDVYFSVDAASGLDAGDDAWQLGAVSGLSPEDMLPLFAERGGDPLRPGKRNALDPLLWRVERAGEPFWDGASLGSGRPGWHIECSVIAQRFLPAPFTVQAGGSDLVFPHHEMSAGHAYACTGTPLARHYAHAGMVGLDGEKMSKSLGNLVLVSSLRAQGTDPAAIRAVLLSHHYRTDWFWTAEQLTAAEERLTFWRSALPVTGLARAEQMLADVRAALARDLDAPAALAAVDAWAAASLEAPAADRSTDAADLAGSAVNALLGIRL from the coding sequence GTGATCGCGTGGAAAAGCTCCCCCCTGCCCGTCCTGCCCGGAAACTCTCCGGAACTGGCCCTCTTCGATTCGGCCCTGCGCCGGACCGTTCCCGTCCGCACGGGAGGTGAGGCCAGCCTGTACGTCTGCGGAATCACCCCCTACGACGCAACGCACATGGGGCATGCATCCACCTACGTGGCCTTCGACCTCCTGAACCGGCAGTGGCGGGACTCCGGCAACACCGTGCGCTACGTGCAGAACGTGACGGACATCGATGATCCGCTGCTCGAGCGGGCCAATGACCGCGGCCTGGACTGGCGTGCGCTGGCCCAGGAACAGACACAGCTGTTCCGCGATGACATGGAAGCCCTGAACGTCATCGCGCCGGATCACTACATCGGCGCCGTGGAGGCCATCGAGTGGATCGTGCCCGTGGTGGAGGACCTCCTGCGCCGCGGCATTGCCTACCGCGTTCCCGGGGAAGGCAGCGAGCCCGACGGCGACGTGTACTTCTCCGTTGACGCAGCGTCCGGCCTCGATGCCGGCGATGACGCATGGCAGCTCGGCGCGGTATCCGGGCTCAGCCCCGAGGACATGCTGCCGCTCTTCGCGGAACGCGGCGGGGATCCGCTGCGTCCGGGCAAGCGCAATGCCCTGGATCCGCTGCTGTGGCGCGTTGAACGCGCCGGAGAGCCGTTCTGGGACGGCGCATCGCTGGGATCCGGCCGGCCCGGCTGGCACATTGAATGCTCCGTCATCGCGCAGCGTTTCCTGCCGGCACCCTTCACCGTGCAGGCGGGCGGCTCGGATTTGGTCTTCCCGCACCATGAGATGAGCGCGGGACATGCCTACGCCTGCACCGGAACGCCGCTGGCCCGCCACTACGCGCATGCCGGAATGGTTGGCCTGGACGGGGAAAAGATGAGCAAGTCCCTGGGCAACCTCGTGCTGGTCTCATCCCTGCGCGCCCAGGGCACCGATCCCGCGGCGATCCGCGCCGTCCTGCTGAGCCACCACTACCGCACGGACTGGTTCTGGACTGCCGAACAGCTGACCGCGGCAGAGGAACGTTTGACCTTCTGGCGGAGCGCCCTGCCCGTGACCGGACTCGCCCGGGCCGAACAGATGCTCGCAGACGTCCGGGCCGCGCTGGCCCGTGACCTGGATGCCCCGGCGGCGTTGGCGGCCGTTGATGCCTGGGCCGCTGCGTCGCTGGAAGCTCCCGCCGCGGACCGCAGCACCGATGCCGCGGATCTGGCGGGATCAGCGGTCAACGCGCTCCTGGGAATCCGCCTCTAG
- a CDS encoding PAC2 family protein has product MSNTDKNPPLGLQDFFGGTQERTTVMLAAFEGWNDAGEAASDAVKYLSMFWESEKIASLNADEYYDFQFTRPVIERLASGERRIKWPTTRISRAEVPDSNLDVIFVSGIEPSYKWRAYTAELIALAKELGVDCIVLAGALLADVPHTRPIPVTVTCEDGDLREDLKVEASHYEGPIGIVGVLAEMAGLADIPAVSLWAAVPHYVGHSPSPKAQLSLLHRIEELLQAPLDTRLLTEEADAWERGVDELATEDPEIAAYVRQLEEAKDTAELPEASGESIAREFERYLKRRRRD; this is encoded by the coding sequence GTGAGCAATACCGACAAAAACCCGCCCCTTGGTCTCCAGGATTTTTTCGGCGGCACCCAGGAACGCACCACCGTCATGCTTGCTGCCTTTGAAGGGTGGAACGACGCCGGCGAAGCCGCCAGCGATGCGGTGAAGTACCTCAGCATGTTCTGGGAAAGCGAGAAAATTGCGAGCCTGAACGCCGATGAATACTACGACTTCCAGTTCACCCGCCCGGTCATTGAACGCCTTGCCTCCGGAGAGCGCAGGATCAAGTGGCCCACCACCCGCATTTCCCGCGCCGAGGTGCCGGACAGCAACCTGGACGTCATCTTCGTGTCAGGAATTGAACCCTCGTACAAATGGCGCGCCTACACGGCCGAGCTGATTGCCCTCGCCAAGGAACTGGGCGTGGACTGCATTGTCCTGGCCGGCGCGCTGCTTGCCGACGTGCCGCATACCCGGCCCATTCCGGTGACGGTCACCTGCGAGGACGGGGACCTGCGCGAGGACCTGAAGGTGGAGGCCTCGCATTACGAGGGACCCATCGGCATTGTGGGAGTCCTGGCCGAGATGGCGGGACTGGCGGACATTCCGGCAGTTTCCCTGTGGGCGGCGGTGCCCCACTATGTGGGGCACTCCCCGTCCCCCAAGGCCCAGTTGTCGCTGCTGCACCGCATTGAGGAACTCCTGCAGGCACCGCTGGACACCCGGCTGCTGACCGAGGAGGCCGATGCATGGGAGCGCGGAGTGGATGAACTGGCGACCGAGGATCCGGAGATAGCCGCCTATGTGCGGCAGCTGGAAGAAGCCAAGGACACCGCTGAGCTGCCAGAAGCCAGCGGCGAATCGATTGCCCGTGAATTCGAGCGGTATCTCAAACGCCGCCGGCGCGACTAG
- a CDS encoding HAD family hydrolase — MSSTAPAPQETEPANGPLQAVLWDMDGTIVDTEPYWIQAEKDLVHSYGGSWTTSDAEAMIGQALTFSAGLLQSAGVPLTVREIIDHLISRVAEQVRREVPWRPGARELLAELAGAGIPCVLVTMSEAVLAEEVSKRLPAGTFSFLVTGDMVQQGKPHPEPYQLAFDRLAAQVPGLSKDRVVAIEDSLPGVTSARAAGLVTLGVPHFLPLPPDEGRHEWETLAGKTAADLASLVSASVSGAAW, encoded by the coding sequence ATGTCTTCCACAGCCCCGGCACCCCAGGAAACCGAACCCGCAAACGGCCCGCTCCAAGCGGTGCTGTGGGACATGGACGGAACCATCGTGGACACGGAACCGTACTGGATCCAGGCCGAGAAGGACCTGGTCCACTCCTACGGAGGTTCCTGGACCACATCCGACGCCGAAGCCATGATTGGCCAGGCGCTCACTTTCAGCGCCGGACTGCTGCAGAGCGCCGGGGTGCCGCTGACCGTCCGCGAAATCATCGACCACCTTATTTCCCGGGTCGCCGAGCAGGTCCGCCGCGAGGTGCCCTGGCGGCCCGGTGCCCGCGAACTGCTGGCTGAGCTCGCCGGGGCCGGAATTCCCTGCGTCCTGGTGACCATGTCCGAAGCCGTGCTGGCCGAAGAGGTCAGCAAGCGCCTGCCGGCCGGGACCTTCTCCTTCCTGGTCACCGGAGACATGGTCCAGCAGGGCAAACCGCATCCCGAGCCGTACCAGCTGGCGTTTGACCGGTTGGCCGCCCAGGTTCCGGGCCTGTCCAAGGACCGCGTCGTCGCCATTGAGGATTCCCTTCCGGGCGTGACCTCCGCCCGCGCGGCAGGACTGGTGACCCTCGGCGTTCCCCACTTCCTGCCGCTGCCTCCGGACGAGGGCCGGCATGAGTGGGAGACCCTGGCGGGTAAAACGGCAGCGGATCTGGCATCGCTGGTGTCAGCCTCAGTTTCCGGGGCTGCCTGGTGA
- a CDS encoding site-2 protease family protein, which produces MSTGRGADTPTPVRRDGIPLGRIAGVPVYLAYSWFIIAAVIVFFFGPLVGRNFPYLGAGAYAVALGYAVLLLVSVLVHELAHALTAKAYRWPTAKIVLTLWGGHTQFGNVRSTPGPSLLVALAGPAANFLLAAAGWLLLLAVPLPPVGELLTEILIWANVLVAIFNILPGLPLDGGRIVESAVWKATGSQDRGTVAAGYAGRIIAVALAAAVVLPPYLRGESPDFQVVLLTALISGFLWMGAGASITNARLRLRLPSISAGALMTPAVSVPASSPVSAARELLAAHAGSSLVITAATGQPWAVADTGALAQVPAQLAATTPVDAVARPLAPGAYVPAPAAGSELVEYLAKLQGSEYAVIDRDGGVVGLLTQAAVLAAMNAKPDKRRTA; this is translated from the coding sequence GTGAGCACCGGCCGCGGAGCCGACACCCCCACTCCCGTCCGGCGGGACGGCATCCCGCTCGGCCGGATTGCCGGCGTGCCCGTGTACCTGGCGTACTCCTGGTTCATCATCGCGGCCGTGATTGTGTTCTTTTTTGGGCCACTTGTCGGACGCAACTTCCCGTATCTGGGGGCCGGCGCGTACGCCGTCGCGCTTGGCTACGCCGTCCTGCTCCTGGTCAGCGTGCTCGTCCATGAACTGGCCCACGCGCTGACAGCCAAGGCATACCGCTGGCCGACGGCGAAAATCGTCCTCACGCTGTGGGGCGGGCACACGCAGTTCGGAAACGTACGCTCCACCCCCGGGCCCTCGCTGCTGGTGGCGCTGGCCGGGCCGGCCGCAAACTTCCTGCTGGCGGCGGCGGGATGGCTTCTCCTCCTGGCGGTGCCGCTGCCCCCGGTGGGGGAGCTGCTGACGGAAATCCTGATCTGGGCCAATGTCCTGGTGGCCATCTTCAACATCCTCCCGGGGCTTCCGCTGGACGGCGGACGCATTGTCGAGTCCGCCGTGTGGAAGGCCACCGGATCCCAGGACCGGGGCACCGTGGCTGCCGGGTATGCCGGGCGGATCATCGCCGTCGCCCTTGCCGCCGCCGTCGTCCTGCCGCCGTACCTGCGCGGGGAAAGCCCTGATTTCCAGGTTGTCCTGCTCACGGCGCTGATCTCGGGATTCCTCTGGATGGGAGCCGGAGCCAGCATCACCAACGCCCGGCTGCGGCTGCGGCTGCCCTCCATCAGCGCCGGTGCCCTGATGACTCCCGCCGTTTCGGTTCCGGCCTCATCGCCGGTGTCCGCGGCCCGGGAGCTGCTCGCCGCCCATGCCGGCTCATCCCTGGTGATCACCGCGGCAACCGGTCAGCCGTGGGCGGTTGCGGACACCGGAGCCTTGGCGCAGGTGCCGGCGCAGCTGGCCGCCACCACGCCCGTTGACGCGGTGGCCCGGCCCCTCGCTCCCGGCGCCTACGTCCCGGCACCCGCCGCGGGTTCTGAACTCGTGGAGTATCTCGCTAAACTGCAGGGCAGTGAGTACGCGGTGATCGACCGCGACGGCGGGGTAGTGGGACTGCTGACACAGGCCGCCGTCCTGGCCGCCATGAACGCCAAACCGGATAAGCGCCGCACCGCCTGA